The nucleotide window TGGGCTCCACGAAGTAGGACAGCGTGATGCGCAGCCGTACCTGGGTCTCGCCAAGATTCTCAAGTTCCTGCACCGGCCACGGCAGGTCATGCAGGTTCATCTCGCGGACCTTGCCGGCGTTGCTAGCGCCGTCTCGTTCGTACGGGTGAATACGCGCCTCGGCGATGAGCGTCAGTGCGTCGGCTGCGCTGCGCAGCGCCCGGCCAGCGTTGGGTACACCCATGCCGTAACGGCGTAGGAGGCTCACCCGGCGACCCATCGTGGTTGCAGCATCCAGGCGGACGCTCATAGCCGGTGTCCACTCGGCCGAGTGGACGATCAAGGCCCGGACGGTCTCAGGGCGGAGTGTCGGGTAGGCCGCCTGGATGTCCGCTGCGATAGCGGCGACCTGCGCTGTGGCGGCCGACGTGTCCCGGGTGGTGGTGAAGAACCCCTCCCCGGGGCGCTGGAGCCGCGTCGTGAGCAGCGCGAGGTTAGGAGGGTGTCCACGCCGGTCTTGTCCGGTGAAGCGGCGACGTTGCCCCCGTCGGCGACCACCTCAGGCTTGAAGGGCCACTTCTTGCGATCAAAGACGACCGAGGTACGGCTGACCGGCGAGCTCGCCGCGCTGCGCGATTGGCGCGTAGCCGGCGAAGTCGGCTGGTGCACCGGACATGTCGTCCTGCTCGGAGTAGGCGCCGACGGTCAGCGCGTTCCACGCCTGCGCAGGGTCCTCGACCGGTTCGACATCGCTTCGATCAAGGTGATCGTCAGTCGCAGCGAGATCGCGGATGTTGCCGGCGGAGACCACAAACAGGCGCGGTCTGCGCGGCTCGTCGCGATCCAGGTAGGTGAACTTCGGGTCGGTGTCGTCGATCGCACGGCCGAACGACAGTGCGTCGATGGTTGCCGACCACGACGTCGGTCGTCCTGCGTCGGTGTGTTCGGCCGGATCCGCTTCGGCCGTCGATGAGACCGGGCGCGGCGCGGTGACTGCCAGCATGAACACTCGAGTGCGATCGGCGGACTGAATCTCGGGCAGGTCCACCGATCGCGCGATCATCGCGCCGTACAGGTCGCGGTCGTTGTCCCCGTGGTCGGGCAGGAACTTCACCGACTCGAGGCCGTGGCGCAGTCTGACTGGTTGGGTGCTGACGATCGCGCCGTGCAGGTCGCCGTACAGCGCCAGCCCGGCCATCTCGGTGCCGTGGGGGTGGAGGGGCTGCACCCGCCAGCGCGGGTCGGCCACATGCAGATCGCTCTCGTTGATCGAGTCGACGAGCAGAGGGTGTCCGGCCTGGATTCCGGTGTCCAGCAGGCATACCACTGGTGCGTTAGCGTCGGCTGCCCGCAAGCGGTTGCGTAGATCTTCGACCCAGTCG belongs to Cellulomonas sp. P24 and includes:
- a CDS encoding S8 family peptidase, producing the protein MLLHATADQLASAFEALDDIVRVEGPHDVANLLAELPAMEQADWVEDLRNRLRAADANAPVVCLLDTGIQAGHPLLVDSINESDLHVADPRWRVQPLHPHGTEMAGLALYGDLHGAIVSTQPVRLRHGLESVKFLPDHGDNDRDLYGAMIARSVDLPEIQSADRTRVFMLAVTAPRPVSSTAEADPAEHTDAGRPTSWSATIDALSFGRAIDDTDPKFTYLDRDEPRRPRLFVVSAGNIRDLAATDDHLDRSDVEPVEDPAQAWNALTVGAYSEQDDMSGAPADFAGYAPIAQRGELAGQPYLGRL
- a CDS encoding S8 family serine peptidase; amino-acid sequence: MLTTRLQRPGEGFFTTTRDTSAATAQVAAIAADIQAAYPTLRPETVRALIVHSAEWTPAMSVRLDAATTMGRRVSLLRRYGMGVPNAGRALRSAADALTLIAEARIHPYERDGASNAGKVREMNLHDLPWPVQELENLGETQVRLRITLSYFVEPNPQAAAGPGGISTLRTGFDSRPGVLRRASSHSVSASTRAHGKTASVRRASTPNRAGHSGATSSRHQAPAHGHLARNSGRAGEQGSHRRLSGRRLVEEPGNVRSEPGGRLLARREHRVA